Proteins encoded by one window of Massilia sp. NR 4-1:
- the cydX gene encoding cytochrome bd-I oxidase subunit CydX: MWYFTWILGIGLALALAIINVMWLEANYAFGQRDEETTRASFENARAAEKN; encoded by the coding sequence ATGTGGTACTTCACCTGGATATTGGGCATCGGTCTGGCCCTGGCCCTGGCCATCATCAACGTCATGTGGCTGGAGGCGAATTACGCCTTCGGCCAGCGCGACGAGGAAACCACCCGCGCCAGCTTCGAGAACGCGCGCGCCGCCGAAAAGAACTAG
- a CDS encoding DUF3592 domain-containing protein, with amino-acid sequence MSASSVQASTIKRDPPADPALLKVLAWFLILIALPFAWFAFSRAHSQVSSHSWPMASAEVLSSSIYQRTGRRRDWCVKVSYRYRVQERLYTRNRPGVSIVGNSGCDVDKSVVQQWLSTLAPGSAVLVHYNPADPTQAAIQLVGLDMGDYVLCIVPLVFFATGAWGLRQAKKMKPL; translated from the coding sequence TTGTCCGCCTCTTCCGTTCAAGCCAGTACCATCAAGCGTGACCCGCCAGCCGATCCGGCACTCTTAAAAGTGCTCGCCTGGTTCCTGATACTGATTGCGCTGCCATTCGCGTGGTTCGCGTTTTCGCGAGCGCATAGCCAAGTCAGCTCGCATTCCTGGCCGATGGCCTCGGCTGAAGTTTTGTCGAGCAGCATCTACCAGCGAACTGGCAGGCGGAGGGACTGGTGTGTAAAAGTCAGCTACCGTTATCGCGTGCAGGAGCGCTTATACACAAGAAACCGGCCTGGCGTGTCGATCGTGGGGAATTCTGGATGTGATGTCGATAAATCAGTAGTTCAACAATGGCTGTCTACGCTGGCGCCGGGGAGCGCTGTGCTAGTCCATTACAATCCGGCTGATCCTACCCAGGCTGCGATTCAGCTGGTGGGCCTGGATATGGGCGACTACGTGCTTTGCATCGTTCCGCTGGTATTTTTTGCCACAGGCGCCTGGGGTCTGCGCCAAGCAAAAAAGATGAAGCCACTATGA
- a CDS encoding GNAT family N-acetyltransferase has translation MNEQLVIRALEKRDRAEWEVLWLGYNAFYGRSAETALAPEISQMTWTRFFDPYEPMHAMVAERGGKLLGLVHFLYHRSTIQIAPSCYLQDLFTAADARGLGVGRALIEAVYEHAKAAGIPRVYWQTRESNVAAMQLYDKVAEKPGFVVYHKKL, from the coding sequence ATGAATGAACAGCTTGTAATTCGTGCGCTGGAAAAACGCGATCGCGCGGAATGGGAAGTGCTTTGGCTGGGCTACAACGCCTTCTATGGACGGTCCGCAGAAACTGCGCTGGCGCCGGAAATAAGCCAGATGACGTGGACGCGCTTTTTCGATCCATATGAGCCAATGCACGCTATGGTCGCGGAGCGCGGCGGCAAGCTGCTGGGCTTGGTCCACTTCCTTTATCACAGAAGTACCATTCAAATAGCGCCTAGCTGCTATTTGCAGGATTTGTTTACTGCGGCAGATGCCAGGGGACTGGGTGTGGGGCGGGCGCTAATCGAAGCCGTATATGAGCATGCAAAAGCCGCTGGCATCCCCCGCGTCTATTGGCAGACGCGCGAAAGCAATGTCGCGGCAATGCAGCTGTACGACAAGGTCGCTGAAAAACCCGGCTTTGTCGTCTATCACAAGAAACTATAA
- a CDS encoding endonuclease (3' incision activity; acts with UvrC): MRTHVNSVGLLVCSDPVLQFSYPAHIPRDCIDALPPLPGVYFFRAADGKPIYIGKSINIRLRVLSHLRTAEESQMLARTAAIDFERTGGEIGALLREAQLVRQHQPVFNQKLRRFREMCSFSLDGPAPEVVFANEVDFAVTDGLYGLFGSRRAALEALRELVERHGLCPAVTGLEKVVKGRSCFARQIARCRGACTGEEGGEAHAARLREALATLRLARWPYEGAIGIVEESDGLRQVQRVDRWCYLGPEPQKGKRRAKLPVARFDMDVYQILVRPLLQGDLTVLPI, encoded by the coding sequence ATGCGCACCCATGTCAATTCGGTAGGCCTGCTGGTTTGCAGCGATCCCGTTCTCCAATTCAGCTATCCCGCCCACATTCCGCGCGACTGCATCGACGCCTTGCCGCCGCTGCCGGGCGTGTACTTCTTCCGCGCTGCGGACGGCAAGCCCATCTACATCGGCAAGAGCATCAATATCCGCCTGCGCGTCCTGAGCCATCTGCGCACGGCGGAAGAATCGCAGATGCTGGCGCGTACCGCCGCCATCGATTTCGAACGCACCGGCGGCGAAATCGGCGCGCTGCTGCGCGAGGCGCAACTGGTGCGCCAGCATCAGCCTGTGTTCAACCAGAAGCTGCGCCGCTTCCGCGAAATGTGCTCGTTCAGCCTGGATGGGCCGGCGCCGGAAGTGGTGTTCGCCAACGAGGTCGATTTCGCCGTGACCGATGGCCTATATGGCCTGTTCGGCAGCCGCCGCGCGGCGCTGGAAGCCTTGCGCGAGCTGGTGGAGCGCCATGGCCTGTGTCCCGCCGTGACGGGTCTGGAGAAAGTGGTGAAGGGACGTTCCTGCTTCGCGCGCCAGATCGCGCGCTGCCGTGGCGCCTGCACGGGCGAGGAGGGGGGCGAGGCGCATGCTGCCCGTCTGCGCGAGGCGCTGGCCACCTTGCGCCTGGCGCGCTGGCCTTACGAGGGCGCGATCGGCATCGTGGAAGAATCGGACGGCCTGCGCCAGGTGCAGCGCGTGGACCGCTGGTGCTATCTCGGCCCCGAGCCGCAGAAAGGCAAACGGCGCGCCAAGCTGCCGGTGGCACGCTTCGATATGGATGTGTACCAGATCCTGGTCCGGCCGCTATTGCAGGGTGACCTGACGGTGCTGCCGATTTGA
- a CDS encoding YgjP-like metallopeptidase domain-containing protein, giving the protein MKYLSAYSEQTRSQVEQLLTQDRLGEVLLKRYPKAHDIRTDRALYDYVQELKTEYLRNADPINKVAFDNKIHVINHALGLHTAISRVQGGKLKAKHEIRVATMFKDVPLEFLRMIAVHELAHVKEKQHDKAFYKLCTYMEPNYHQYEFDVRLYLTQLDHSGQRLW; this is encoded by the coding sequence ATGAAATACCTCAGCGCCTATTCCGAACAGACCCGTAGCCAGGTCGAACAGCTGCTTACCCAGGACCGCCTGGGCGAAGTCCTGCTGAAACGTTATCCGAAAGCCCACGATATCCGCACCGATCGCGCCCTGTACGACTATGTGCAGGAGCTGAAGACCGAGTATCTGCGCAATGCTGACCCGATCAACAAGGTCGCTTTCGACAACAAGATCCACGTCATCAACCACGCGCTGGGACTGCACACCGCCATCTCGCGGGTCCAGGGCGGCAAGCTTAAAGCCAAGCACGAGATCCGCGTCGCCACCATGTTCAAGGACGTGCCGCTGGAATTCCTGCGCATGATCGCCGTGCACGAACTGGCCCACGTCAAAGAGAAGCAACACGACAAGGCCTTCTACAAGCTGTGCACCTATATGGAACCGAACTATCACCAGTATGAGTTCGATGTGCGCCTCTACCTGACCCAGCTCGATCATTCCGGCCAGCGCTTGTGGTGA
- a CDS encoding DUF1566 domain-containing protein → MSQSSDRWKAELIDAGNIAQDGGSVTPPEQAQQRVLRYAGIVPGVDGAAGYQLFLLPGEAEALPWQAALDWAEQRGASLPTRRELALLHANLGHAFPAEWYWSSEADAILLRMAWSHDFDNGTQYNYRKTYSGRACAVRRVEDAPSAACPIPLRQGERYAGLVLGCNGAADYHLLLQAGELVHQSWETALAWAGSQGHSLPGRREQILLYATLKDEFRPNWYWSDEAGDLANEAWCKDFDTGVAYPTDRGFDGYARCVRRVIV, encoded by the coding sequence ATGTCTCAATCATCCGACCGCTGGAAAGCTGAACTCATCGACGCCGGCAATATTGCCCAGGATGGCGGCTCCGTCACGCCGCCCGAACAGGCGCAGCAGCGCGTTCTGCGCTACGCGGGCATTGTGCCGGGGGTGGATGGCGCCGCCGGCTACCAGCTGTTTCTTCTGCCCGGCGAGGCCGAAGCCTTGCCCTGGCAAGCCGCGCTCGATTGGGCCGAACAGCGCGGCGCCAGCCTGCCGACGCGCCGCGAACTGGCCCTGCTGCACGCTAACCTGGGCCACGCTTTTCCCGCCGAATGGTATTGGTCGTCGGAAGCGGACGCCATCCTGTTGCGCATGGCATGGAGCCACGATTTCGACAACGGCACCCAATACAATTACCGCAAGACCTACTCCGGTCGCGCCTGCGCCGTGCGCCGGGTCGAAGATGCACCATCGGCCGCTTGCCCCATCCCATTGCGGCAAGGCGAGCGGTATGCCGGCCTGGTCCTCGGCTGCAATGGCGCCGCGGACTACCACCTGCTGCTGCAAGCCGGCGAGCTGGTACACCAGTCATGGGAGACTGCCTTGGCATGGGCCGGCAGCCAGGGCCACAGTCTGCCAGGACGGCGCGAGCAGATACTGCTCTATGCGACGCTGAAAGATGAATTTAGGCCGAACTGGTATTGGTCGGACGAGGCAGGCGATCTCGCAAACGAGGCCTGGTGCAAGGACTTCGACACAGGCGTCGCGTATCCGACCGACCGCGGGTTTGATGGCTATGCGCGCTGTGTGCGCAGGGTGATCGTGTAG